One Spirochaeta africana DSM 8902 genomic window carries:
- a CDS encoding phosphotransferase: MFFNQHFAAMICQATGAVDFQVQECIQELWSGYGHIWRVQLEGARMRSVVVKHVQLYRDSRHPRGWNSDYSHQRKLRSYEVETAWYRSRAGSCDAACRVPACLAIESSDNEVFMVLEDLDAAGFSDRRSGIDQTEMLLCLSWLAHFHARFLGESPTGLWQNGTYWHLDTRPDELAALEDLPLRRAAAAIDARLSAAHWQTLVHGDAKIANFCFGRDSVAAVDFQYVGGGCGMKDLAYFISSCLSEQECERQEQYILDRYFGYLEQALQRYRKPASRTDVEAEWRPLYRVAWADFHRFVKGWSPGHWKINSYSERITRLVLAGDFPDA; encoded by the coding sequence ATGTTTTTTAACCAGCACTTTGCCGCAATGATTTGCCAGGCGACCGGCGCTGTTGATTTCCAGGTGCAGGAATGTATTCAGGAGCTGTGGAGTGGTTATGGCCACATATGGCGTGTGCAGCTGGAGGGCGCTCGAATGCGCTCGGTCGTGGTCAAACACGTACAGCTGTACAGGGACTCGCGACACCCACGCGGCTGGAACAGCGATTACTCGCATCAGCGCAAGCTGCGCTCTTACGAAGTGGAGACCGCCTGGTATCGCAGCCGGGCTGGAAGCTGCGATGCCGCCTGCCGCGTACCTGCCTGCCTGGCTATCGAGTCGTCCGATAACGAGGTGTTCATGGTGCTGGAAGACCTCGATGCCGCGGGATTTTCCGATCGCCGGTCAGGTATCGATCAAACGGAGATGCTGCTGTGTCTGTCATGGCTGGCCCATTTCCATGCCCGATTCCTGGGTGAGTCACCGACAGGGTTGTGGCAAAACGGTACCTACTGGCACCTGGATACCAGACCGGATGAGCTGGCCGCACTGGAGGATCTCCCGCTGCGCCGCGCTGCTGCCGCCATCGATGCCCGGCTATCTGCAGCACACTGGCAAACCCTGGTACATGGGGACGCCAAGATTGCCAATTTCTGTTTCGGCCGTGACAGTGTAGCTGCGGTGGACTTCCAGTATGTCGGCGGAGGCTGCGGTATGAAGGACCTGGCGTATTTTATTAGCAGCTGCCTGAGCGAACAGGAGTGTGAACGCCAGGAACAGTATATTCTGGACAGGTATTTCGGTTATCTTGAGCAGGCGCTGCAACGGTACCGGAAGCCGGCATCACGGACAGATGTCGAGGCCGAATGGCGACCGCTGTATCGCGTAGCCTGGGCGGATTTCCATCGTTTTGTAAAGGGTTGGAGCCCCGGTCACTGGAAGATCAACAGCTACAGCGAAAGAATCACCCGTCTGGTGCTGGCAGGAGATTTCCCGGATGCATGA
- a CDS encoding protein adenylyltransferase SelO, with product MEIPFDNTYVSLPDRFYAPVSPAPVRDPHVLLFNQPLADELNLGEMAGKEKAAADLFGGNRVPQGAQPVAQVYAGHQFGSFVPRLGDGRALLLGEVLDKFGHHRDISLKGSGPTVYSRRGDGRSALGPVLREYIVSEAMHALGVPTTRSLAAVATGEPVYREAPLPGGVLTRVAASHIRVGTFEYFAARGDIEALQLLADYAIERHYPEAAESTEPYIALLDGVMRRQAELTAHWMSLGFIHGVMNTDNTAVSGETIDYGPCAFMDEYDVYQTFSSIDTQGRYAYGRQAAITLWNLENLAGCLAPLIDPDRQTAEHQLRAVLQGFPDYFNLRFLERMGSKLGFSAEDIPAAEGLVADFLQRLQTAGADFTTIFYRLQYALVSGTVRELQLPADQEPVFNRWFERWRDAIRDPDAAAARMQQANPACIPRNHVVEQALKAAVEHQDMRLCHQLLAAVRHPWTRPPDAFYYPPAPEERVTVTFCGT from the coding sequence ATGGAGATTCCATTTGACAACACCTATGTCAGCCTGCCGGACAGGTTTTATGCACCGGTTAGCCCTGCACCGGTTCGGGATCCGCATGTACTGCTGTTCAACCAACCGCTGGCAGATGAGTTGAATCTTGGTGAGATGGCCGGGAAAGAAAAGGCTGCTGCAGATTTATTCGGCGGGAACCGGGTACCGCAGGGGGCACAGCCTGTTGCCCAGGTATACGCCGGGCACCAGTTTGGCAGCTTTGTGCCGCGGCTGGGTGATGGCCGGGCGCTGCTGCTGGGTGAGGTTTTAGATAAATTCGGCCACCACCGGGACATCAGCCTGAAGGGGTCCGGCCCGACAGTGTACTCGCGGCGTGGCGACGGTCGTTCGGCGCTGGGGCCGGTACTGCGGGAGTACATTGTCAGCGAGGCCATGCACGCCCTGGGAGTGCCGACAACCCGGAGTCTGGCTGCAGTTGCCACCGGCGAGCCGGTGTATCGCGAGGCTCCCCTCCCCGGCGGTGTACTTACCCGTGTGGCTGCCAGTCATATCAGGGTCGGCACCTTCGAGTATTTTGCGGCTCGCGGGGATATCGAGGCCCTGCAACTGCTTGCGGATTACGCGATCGAGCGCCACTATCCCGAGGCAGCAGAATCTACCGAACCTTACATTGCCCTGTTGGACGGGGTTATGCGCAGGCAGGCAGAGCTGACGGCACACTGGATGTCGCTGGGGTTTATCCACGGGGTCATGAATACCGACAACACCGCAGTCTCGGGGGAAACAATCGACTATGGCCCCTGCGCGTTTATGGATGAGTACGACGTATACCAGACCTTCAGTTCCATTGATACCCAGGGCCGCTACGCCTACGGTCGTCAGGCGGCTATCACCCTGTGGAATCTGGAAAATCTTGCCGGGTGTCTGGCCCCGTTGATCGACCCCGATCGCCAGACTGCCGAACACCAGCTCAGGGCCGTTCTGCAGGGGTTTCCTGATTACTTCAACCTCAGATTTCTGGAACGCATGGGGAGCAAGCTTGGCTTTTCCGCCGAGGATATCCCGGCAGCAGAAGGGCTTGTTGCCGATTTTCTGCAACGCCTGCAGACCGCCGGGGCTGATTTTACCACCATCTTCTATCGCCTGCAGTATGCCCTTGTGTCCGGGACGGTTCGTGAGCTGCAGCTGCCGGCGGATCAGGAGCCGGTATTCAACCGGTGGTTCGAGCGCTGGAGAGATGCGATCCGGGATCCCGATGCCGCTGCCGCACGCATGCAGCAGGCAAACCCTGCCTGCATTCCGCGCAATCACGTGGTGGAACAGGCGCTGAAGGCTGCGGTAGAACATCAGGATATGCGTCTCTGCCATCAGCTGCTTGCAGCGGTTCGCCATCCCTGGACCCGGCCACCGGACGCGTTCTATTACCCCCCGGCCCCGGAGGAGCGGGTTACCGTAACCTTTTGCGGGACCTGA
- a CDS encoding metal ABC transporter solute-binding protein, Zn/Mn family, translated as MKLRASISIVCVLLIVGAVAGCTEDNHTAASGSPIVVTTFTVLQDLTRMVTGDVLDVRTITPVGGEVHEWELIPSNFVDIEQAALVLYNGLDLEEWMGQVRSTVTAGTPVVPVADRSGFATLPIRIGELTGNPDPHVWMNPEGAIAYLDVILKAVSDLVPEHADRFAQNAAQAQQEIRQAAGELQGLIDTIPSEQRTLVTSEAAFLYFADAFGLEHDAIWGSNDEEEGTPRQIARVVDLIRDRTIPVAFYESTISNRHVRSVAEDTGIRVAGPLYVDSLGVAGSEAESYIGMLRHNVELIVRELR; from the coding sequence ATGAAACTTCGAGCAAGTATCTCGATAGTGTGCGTGTTGCTTATAGTGGGTGCAGTAGCCGGCTGCACAGAGGATAACCATACCGCAGCATCAGGTTCGCCGATTGTGGTCACCACCTTTACAGTGCTGCAGGATCTGACCAGGATGGTGACCGGTGATGTGCTGGATGTACGCACCATTACCCCGGTCGGGGGCGAGGTCCATGAGTGGGAGCTTATTCCTTCCAATTTTGTGGATATCGAGCAGGCTGCCCTGGTACTGTATAACGGTCTGGATCTTGAGGAATGGATGGGGCAGGTGCGTTCAACAGTAACCGCCGGTACCCCGGTAGTACCGGTTGCCGATCGCAGCGGTTTTGCAACACTGCCAATCAGAATCGGTGAGCTGACCGGTAACCCTGATCCGCATGTCTGGATGAATCCGGAGGGAGCTATTGCGTACCTGGATGTTATTCTAAAGGCGGTCTCGGATCTGGTGCCTGAGCATGCCGACCGGTTTGCACAGAATGCCGCCCAGGCTCAGCAGGAGATACGCCAGGCCGCCGGCGAGCTGCAAGGTCTGATCGATACCATCCCGTCAGAACAGCGTACCCTTGTTACCAGCGAGGCTGCATTCCTGTATTTTGCCGATGCCTTCGGACTGGAGCATGATGCTATCTGGGGCAGCAACGACGAGGAGGAGGGTACCCCGAGGCAGATTGCCCGCGTAGTAGACCTGATCCGGGACAGAACTATTCCGGTAGCCTTCTACGAGAGCACCATCAGCAACCGCCATGTCCGCAGTGTGGCCGAGGACACCGGTATCCGTGTGGCCGGGCCGCTGTATGTGGACTCGCTTGGAGTTGCCGGCAGCGAAGCAGAGAGCTATATCGGTATGCTGCGACACAATGTCGAGCTTATTGTCCGGGAACTTCGCTGA
- a CDS encoding lysylphosphatidylglycerol synthase transmembrane domain-containing protein produces the protein MNTRKICWKTTGKHAMSFVVLVGIVLHAVRQTEYHQMRVLLTTLQPRHLLPLVMLQIGTLLITTYLWAGPLSSRDHIRYRGIRHFAEVLRINSAASLMESLTPSSKLGGEGVKLVLLKKYTGMPVHHLTALIVLHKTVVLVPLLVLGVGAMSLIPHGLPIDRLTLAAVLAGVSLVGITAAVSLIPAARHHLQLIFTSCAPYARWSLLLRLFGTATLMWLAYPLKYYIAAGIVQTPVPIHIAILATLASYMVSLLPVSPGGLGTFEITMAHVLQFHGTGFEAGLLIAVTGRLITFWLPLLVSALAAASFLRSPLQAPDYA, from the coding sequence ATGAATACCCGAAAAATCTGCTGGAAGACCACTGGCAAACACGCGATGAGTTTCGTAGTGCTGGTCGGGATAGTGCTCCATGCGGTTCGCCAGACTGAGTATCATCAGATGCGAGTACTCCTGACCACTCTACAGCCACGGCACCTGCTGCCACTGGTGATGCTGCAGATCGGCACCCTGCTGATAACAACCTACCTGTGGGCCGGCCCACTGAGCAGTCGCGATCACATTCGGTACCGTGGGATACGCCATTTTGCAGAGGTACTGCGCATCAATTCAGCAGCATCACTCATGGAAAGCCTGACCCCGTCTTCAAAGCTCGGGGGAGAGGGAGTCAAGCTGGTCCTGCTGAAAAAGTACACCGGAATGCCTGTTCATCATCTGACAGCACTGATCGTACTGCATAAAACCGTCGTTCTGGTGCCTCTGCTGGTACTGGGTGTCGGCGCAATGAGCCTGATTCCCCACGGCCTGCCGATAGATCGACTGACGCTGGCAGCAGTCCTGGCAGGTGTGTCCCTTGTTGGCATTACTGCCGCAGTATCCCTGATTCCCGCAGCCCGGCATCATCTTCAGCTGATCTTCACTTCATGTGCACCTTATGCCCGTTGGTCACTGCTGCTGCGGCTGTTTGGTACGGCAACACTGATGTGGCTTGCATACCCGCTAAAGTATTACATTGCTGCCGGCATAGTGCAGACACCGGTGCCAATACACATAGCCATACTGGCTACCCTGGCATCATACATGGTCAGTCTCCTGCCGGTCAGCCCCGGCGGGCTGGGAACCTTCGAGATTACCATGGCTCACGTGCTGCAGTTCCACGGAACGGGCTTCGAGGCCGGCCTTCTGATAGCCGTGACCGGCAGATTGATTACCTTCTGGCTGCCGCTGCTGGTGTCGGCACTGGCTGCGGCAAGTTTTCTGCGCAGCCCGCTGCAGGCCCCGGATTATGCGTGA
- a CDS encoding 3'(2'),5'-bisphosphate nucleotidase CysQ family protein, giving the protein MHELYTRLPELKDRAMQAARAAGRVIMDCRSGDLAVRLKESGYSRASRILTRADAESQEILLARLLSGDDYPEIGLLSEETPDDLSRLHHECFWAVDPLDGTLAFAEAGSGFAISIALVSRTGQPLLGVVHDPVARQSWWAVAGQGAWLRKDDTGHTVPLQLQSRKGRQDAAGSLNIYLDQGFREPPGWARIEFGLDRIAVELGYAGGVFHRGGGAVLNGVQALFDGGCYFKSPKSQQGGGCIWDYAATVCLASEAGGWCSDAAGQPLQLNNPASVFLNHCGVVYAGDAQLGRAVVALLGSQVADQDIRK; this is encoded by the coding sequence ATGCATGAGCTCTATACCCGGCTGCCAGAGCTGAAGGATCGTGCCATGCAGGCTGCCCGGGCCGCCGGGCGGGTGATCATGGACTGCAGGTCCGGGGACCTTGCGGTGCGCCTGAAGGAATCCGGTTACAGTCGGGCCTCACGCATCCTTACCCGTGCCGATGCCGAAAGCCAGGAGATTCTGCTGGCGAGGCTGCTGTCCGGCGACGATTACCCGGAGATCGGGCTGTTAAGCGAGGAAACCCCCGATGATCTCAGCCGGCTGCATCATGAGTGCTTCTGGGCGGTCGATCCCCTGGACGGTACCCTGGCCTTTGCCGAGGCCGGCAGCGGATTTGCGATTTCGATTGCCCTGGTTTCCCGTACCGGGCAGCCACTGCTCGGGGTGGTACACGATCCGGTTGCCCGGCAGTCATGGTGGGCGGTTGCCGGTCAGGGGGCATGGCTGCGGAAGGATGATACGGGGCACACGGTACCGCTGCAGCTGCAGTCGAGGAAAGGGCGGCAGGACGCTGCTGGTTCCCTGAACATCTATCTGGATCAGGGATTTCGGGAACCGCCTGGGTGGGCCCGGATTGAGTTCGGGCTGGACAGGATTGCCGTCGAGCTGGGGTATGCCGGTGGGGTTTTTCACCGGGGCGGCGGTGCCGTTCTGAATGGGGTACAGGCGTTATTCGATGGGGGGTGTTATTTCAAATCTCCCAAGTCGCAGCAGGGTGGCGGCTGTATATGGGACTATGCCGCCACGGTATGCCTTGCCAGCGAGGCAGGCGGATGGTGCAGCGATGCTGCCGGACAGCCGCTGCAGCTGAACAATCCTGCCTCGGTGTTTCTGAATCACTGCGGGGTGGTGTACGCCGGTGATGCGCAGCTGGGCAGGGCGGTGGTGGCGCTGCTGGGCAGTCAGGTAGCCGATCAGGATATAAGAAAATAA
- a CDS encoding LEA type 2 family protein, whose product MVIRYAAGCLVLLVLLGAGCAHLDEGRVPLPEVQVSQVTPVAISFHELTLRVELDVTNPYRTGLPIQSVGAEFLIEGNRVFSSLSDDDFVIPASSSSSQSFTVVLPFAALSESVVAYREREMLDAQIEMRIQVALPELPGLPGSYTFELSDQIQIPTLDPRIRIAGFRVQPPSADQIARAVESAALETGIDQAVGFFSGMLRGQTPQIEFDPREIDVPFVVSFTLELENRTPVVLDFPQLAFRLDVEGVPLVEGISETVEVRGSSTLVEVVNTFSSRNLGEQVIGAFERGSGEFLVTGSAVVDLPEPLKQSLQLEFSEAGSFRLR is encoded by the coding sequence GTGGTCATACGATACGCTGCTGGTTGTCTGGTTTTACTGGTGCTACTGGGTGCAGGATGTGCTCATCTTGATGAGGGCAGGGTGCCGCTGCCCGAGGTGCAGGTCTCTCAGGTCACCCCGGTTGCGATCAGCTTCCATGAGCTTACCCTGCGGGTAGAACTTGATGTGACAAATCCCTATCGGACCGGACTGCCCATACAGTCAGTTGGTGCTGAATTTCTTATTGAAGGCAACAGGGTATTCAGCAGCCTGAGTGATGATGATTTTGTAATACCTGCCAGCAGCAGCAGCAGCCAGAGCTTTACGGTGGTGCTGCCGTTTGCAGCGCTGTCAGAGTCCGTGGTCGCATATCGAGAACGGGAGATGCTGGATGCACAGATCGAAATGCGCATCCAGGTCGCGCTGCCCGAACTGCCGGGACTTCCTGGCAGCTACACCTTCGAGCTATCCGACCAGATACAGATACCCACCCTGGATCCGCGAATCAGGATTGCCGGGTTTCGCGTTCAGCCACCGTCGGCGGACCAGATTGCCCGGGCAGTGGAGTCTGCTGCGCTTGAAACCGGTATTGACCAGGCTGTCGGTTTTTTTTCCGGCATGCTGCGTGGACAGACGCCACAGATCGAATTCGACCCACGCGAGATTGATGTGCCGTTTGTAGTGTCTTTCACGCTTGAGCTGGAAAACCGGACCCCGGTAGTGCTTGACTTTCCGCAGCTGGCCTTCCGGCTGGATGTTGAGGGAGTCCCGCTGGTAGAGGGGATCAGCGAAACCGTGGAGGTAAGGGGAAGCAGTACCCTTGTTGAGGTGGTTAATACCTTCAGTTCCCGCAATCTCGGTGAACAGGTTATCGGGGCGTTCGAACGGGGCTCGGGAGAGTTTCTGGTTACGGGGTCAGCTGTGGTAGATCTGCCGGAACCCTTGAAGCAGTCCTTGCAGCTGGAGTTTTCGGAAGCCGGCAGTTTTCGTCTGCGCTGA
- the hisC gene encoding histidinol-phosphate transaminase: MNTQRPVPRTSLSLIPAYHPGKRSAGTIKLSSNENPLGYSPDIIPALLAAAGELEVYPDGRGTALIEALAEHHGIPGERIILGNGSDDIMIMAAAAFLEPGTNAVMATPTFSQYEFASRLYGAEVRQVPLIDGNHDLDGMLSQIDTDTRIVWVCNPNNPTGTYRSQAELQGFLQQVPPRVLVILDEAYSEYATAPDYPASPALLNDYPNLVVLHTFSKIYGLAALRLGYGFADPDIIRCFLRVKQPFNVNGLALAAGVAALQDRDFVERSLQVNHDGMQYLTGVLDELNLQYYPSQANFICVTTPVPAQQACTVLQQHGVTVRSLQSFGLDNAIRISIGEMAVLKKLAAGLRKLSSTATE, from the coding sequence ATGAACACGCAGCGTCCGGTGCCGCGCACCAGCCTCAGTCTAATACCAGCCTATCATCCCGGCAAGCGTAGTGCGGGAACTATCAAGCTCTCGAGCAACGAAAATCCGCTTGGGTACTCGCCCGACATCATCCCGGCCCTGCTCGCAGCCGCCGGAGAGCTTGAGGTCTATCCCGATGGGCGGGGAACCGCCCTGATAGAAGCCCTTGCAGAGCATCACGGCATCCCGGGTGAGCGCATCATACTGGGGAATGGTTCGGACGATATCATGATCATGGCTGCCGCAGCCTTCCTGGAGCCTGGCACCAATGCTGTTATGGCCACCCCTACATTCAGCCAGTACGAGTTTGCCAGCCGCCTGTACGGTGCAGAGGTTCGCCAGGTACCGCTGATCGATGGAAATCACGATCTGGATGGCATGCTGAGCCAGATTGATACCGACACCCGCATTGTCTGGGTATGCAACCCCAATAATCCGACCGGTACCTATCGCAGCCAGGCGGAACTCCAGGGTTTTCTGCAGCAGGTACCGCCACGTGTCCTCGTGATTCTGGACGAAGCCTACAGCGAATACGCCACCGCACCGGATTACCCCGCCTCACCGGCACTACTGAACGACTACCCGAATCTGGTTGTGCTGCACACCTTCTCCAAGATCTACGGCCTGGCAGCACTGCGACTCGGATACGGGTTTGCCGATCCCGACATAATCCGTTGTTTCCTGCGCGTCAAACAACCCTTTAATGTAAACGGGCTTGCATTGGCAGCCGGTGTAGCCGCACTGCAGGACCGCGATTTTGTCGAGCGATCACTCCAGGTAAACCATGATGGCATGCAGTACCTGACCGGGGTGCTGGACGAGCTGAACCTGCAGTACTACCCCAGTCAGGCGAATTTTATCTGTGTTACCACCCCGGTGCCCGCCCAGCAAGCCTGTACCGTTCTGCAGCAGCATGGGGTGACCGTACGCTCATTGCAGTCGTTCGGGCTGGATAACGCCATCCGCATCTCCATCGGCGAGATGGCAGTACTGAAAAAACTCGCCGCCGGCCTGCGCAAGCTGAGCAGCACCGCCACGGAGTAA
- a CDS encoding DUF4914 family protein — protein sequence MDNKLLSKFVLAEDVRKTLESVASIIIPQNREQMLDLTFRGEKESFEVGYEVPGKGFYVEATVDKCKNGASVNYTEAYMRRRDPAAMVIADDLPTDKAKYTDRFGETFDNTRAQALEWLAGQDELIVLPFMAGDADGDYPSMLVAPANAGFFVTGLADLQGFIPKDELPDNFEPVGALFLVPPFRHTHFEGKQVVVHNRTPKVHELFCFNLYPGPSAKKGVYSILIHEGEKENWVTLHSSAVRLVTPYDNEFVILHEGASGGGKSELTQAIHREEDGRILVARDTIHKENIYLEMLDTCELHPVTDDMALADMKSAPNGKLVVQDAEEGWFLRVDHHTEYGTEPSLERLCTHPPEPLIFLNIDGRPGATALLWEHTMDEPGKPCPNPRVIMPRKHVPNVVTGKVEVDVRSFGVRTPPTTREKPNYGIIGMLHILPPALAWLWRLVAPRGHANPSIITTKGLTSEGVGSYWPFATGKMITQANLLLELALNTPNTRYVLMPNQYIGAFHVGFKPEWIGREYIARRGSVKFRPEQLIPSRCPLLGYSLPSLKVNGQEMPHGLLQVEEQPDVGIEGYDKGARILHDFFLQELAKFDSPDLHPLGKKIIELVKQEAPASKYDELMPSNA from the coding sequence ATGGACAACAAACTTTTATCCAAATTTGTTCTGGCGGAGGATGTGCGCAAGACACTGGAGTCTGTGGCATCAATTATCATCCCGCAGAACAGAGAACAGATGCTGGATCTGACGTTTAGAGGGGAGAAAGAAAGCTTTGAGGTCGGCTATGAGGTTCCCGGTAAGGGATTTTATGTAGAAGCCACCGTAGACAAATGCAAAAACGGTGCTTCGGTAAACTATACCGAGGCTTACATGCGACGACGTGACCCTGCGGCAATGGTTATTGCAGATGATCTTCCTACCGATAAGGCGAAATATACAGATCGCTTCGGGGAAACCTTTGACAACACCCGGGCTCAGGCGCTGGAATGGCTGGCTGGCCAGGACGAGCTCATCGTGCTGCCGTTTATGGCTGGCGACGCTGATGGCGACTATCCATCCATGCTGGTTGCGCCGGCCAATGCCGGGTTTTTTGTAACCGGCCTGGCCGATCTGCAGGGCTTTATCCCGAAAGATGAACTGCCGGATAATTTTGAGCCGGTCGGGGCCCTGTTTCTGGTGCCGCCGTTCCGCCATACCCATTTCGAAGGCAAGCAGGTTGTAGTTCACAACCGCACCCCCAAGGTGCATGAGCTGTTCTGTTTTAATCTCTATCCGGGACCCTCCGCCAAGAAAGGGGTGTACAGCATCCTGATTCACGAAGGCGAGAAAGAGAACTGGGTTACCCTGCACTCATCAGCGGTGCGGCTGGTTACCCCGTACGACAACGAATTTGTAATTCTGCACGAAGGTGCCAGCGGGGGAGGCAAGAGTGAACTCACGCAGGCCATCCACCGCGAGGAAGATGGTCGTATTCTGGTTGCCAGAGACACCATTCACAAGGAAAACATCTATCTCGAGATGCTGGATACCTGTGAGCTGCACCCGGTGACCGACGACATGGCGCTGGCTGACATGAAGAGTGCCCCCAACGGCAAACTGGTAGTGCAGGATGCCGAAGAGGGCTGGTTCCTGCGCGTGGATCATCATACCGAGTATGGTACCGAGCCGAGCCTGGAGCGCCTGTGTACCCATCCCCCCGAACCACTGATTTTTCTGAACATCGATGGCCGACCGGGTGCGACAGCACTGCTATGGGAACACACCATGGATGAACCTGGCAAGCCATGCCCAAATCCGCGGGTAATAATGCCCCGTAAGCACGTGCCCAACGTGGTTACCGGCAAGGTAGAGGTTGATGTTCGCTCCTTCGGGGTGCGAACCCCGCCTACTACCAGGGAAAAACCCAACTACGGAATCATCGGGATGCTGCACATTCTGCCGCCGGCTCTGGCATGGCTGTGGCGACTGGTTGCCCCGCGAGGACATGCCAACCCGAGTATTATTACCACCAAGGGGCTGACATCAGAAGGTGTTGGCTCATACTGGCCGTTTGCCACCGGTAAAATGATTACCCAGGCGAACCTGCTGCTTGAGCTGGCCTTGAATACCCCAAACACCCGCTACGTGTTGATGCCGAATCAGTACATCGGCGCCTTCCATGTCGGCTTCAAGCCCGAATGGATCGGGCGTGAGTACATCGCGCGTCGCGGCAGTGTAAAGTTCCGCCCGGAGCAGCTGATCCCCAGCCGCTGCCCGCTGCTGGGATACAGCCTGCCATCGCTCAAGGTGAACGGCCAGGAGATGCCGCACGGACTGCTGCAGGTTGAGGAACAGCCGGACGTAGGTATCGAAGGCTATGACAAGGGGGCCAGGATACTGCATGACTTCTTTCTGCAGGAACTGGCCAAGTTTGATTCCCCGGATCTGCACCCCTTGGGCAAGAAGATTATCGAGCTGGTAAAGCAGGAGGCTCCGGCTTCCAAATACGATGAGCTGATGCCCAGCAACGCATAA